The proteins below are encoded in one region of Belonocnema kinseyi isolate 2016_QV_RU_SX_M_011 chromosome 3, B_treatae_v1, whole genome shotgun sequence:
- the LOC117170312 gene encoding elongation of very long chain fatty acids protein AAEL008004, with protein MTTIVANLVHGYRDLMDNKSDPRVNGWAMMSSPFPTVAICLSYAYFSRVLGPRLMENRKPFDLRRILIFYNLIQTLFSTWIFYEYLVSGWAKGYSFRCQPVDYSNHPLAVRMANTCWWYYFSKFTEFFDTFFFILRKKNQHVSTLHVIHHGVMPFSVWMGLKFAPGGHSTFFALLNTFVHIIMYFYYMVAAMGPEYQKYIWWKKYLTTMQMVQFVLIMTHQFQLLFTECDYPRSFMIWIGLHGFLFLGLFSDFYKAKYTTTPVKKAHQNGSSNGACMPVLDNEPIKPKQNGISSYATIYNKEYNSCYSNGTNNGYVANNNTEKKLA; from the exons ATCCCAGGGTGAACGGATGGGCCATGATGAGCAGTCCGTTTCCGACGGTGGCGATTTGTCTATCGTACGCTTATTTTAGTAGAGTCTTGGGGCCGCGACTGATGGAGAATAGAAAGCCCTTCGACCTACGGcggatattaattttctacaacctCATACAGACACTTTTCTCTACGTGGATATTTTACGAG TACTTAGTGAGCGGTTGGGCGAAGGGCTACAGCTTCCGTTGTCAGCCAGTCGACTATTCAAATCATCCTCTAGCTGTTAGGATGGCAAATACATGTTGGTGGTATTACTTCAGCAAGTTCACCGAATTCTTCGACACG tttttctttattttgcgaAAGAAGAATCAGCATGTGTCGACTCTTCACGTGATTCATCATGGTGTGATGCCCTTCTCCGTGTGGATGGGACTGAAGTTCGCGCCTGGTGGTCACAGCACATTCTTCGCTCTCTTAAACACTTTCGTTCACATTATCATGTATTTCTATTACATGGTGGCTGCGATGGGGCCAGAGtaccaaaaatatatttggtgGAAAAAGTACCTCACAACCATGCAAATG GTTCAATTCGTGCTGATCATGACGCACCAGTTCCAACTACTTTTTACCGAATGCGATTATCCGCGTTCTTTCATGATCTGGATCGGCCTTCATGGGTTCCTCTTTCTGGGTCTGTTCTCTGACTTCTACAAGGCAAAATATACCACGACACCGGTGAAGAAAGCGCATCAAAATGGCTCTTCGAATGGCGCGTGCATGCCAGTGCTGGACAACGAGCCCATCAAGCCAAAACAAAACGGCATCTCGTCATACGCCACAATTTACAACAAAGAGTACAACAGTTGTTACAGCAATGGCACGAACAACGGCTACGTCGCGAACAACAATACGGAGAAGAAACTTGCCTAA